In the Diprion similis isolate iyDipSimi1 chromosome 2, iyDipSimi1.1, whole genome shotgun sequence genome, one interval contains:
- the LOC124416332 gene encoding kinesin-like protein unc-104 isoform X13 produces MSSVKVAVRVRPFNNRELSREAQCIIDMVGNTTSIINPKAPPGTKDAIKSFNYDYSYFSMDPNDENYSSQIMVYKDIGEEMLQHAFEGYNVCIFAYGQTGAGKSYTMMGKQEEGQEGIIPQICDDLFRKISRNSSDHLKYSVEVSYMEIYCERVRDLLNPKNKGNLRVREHPLLGPYVEDLSKLAVMSYQDIHDLIDEGNKARTVAATNMNETSSRSHAVFTIFFTQQRHDSTTDLITEKVSKISLVDLAGSERADSTGAKGTRLKEGANINKSLTTLGKVISALAEIAATKKKKKADFIPYRDSVLTWLLRENLGGNSKTAMIAAVSPADINYDETLSTLRYADRAKQIVCKAVVNEDANAKLIRELKEEIQKLRELLKQEGIDVQEGPDGKVTYEKKEPRDEPQTMKTSKREDDIKETRQRVPSHPASAIAEEAVDQLQASEKLIAELNETWEDKLKRTESIRLQREAVFAEMGVAVKEDGMTVGVFSPKKTPHLVNLNEDPFMSECLIYYIKDGFTRIGSAEANIPQDIQLCGPHILSEHCVFENHEGIITLMPKKGALIYVNGREITEPIVLKTGSRVILGKNHVFRFNHPDQVRERREKNSPAETPGNGETVDWNFAQIELLEKQGIDLKAEMEKRLLVLEEQFRKEKEEADQLFEEQRKNYEARIDALQKQVEEQSMTMSMYSSYTPEDFNNIEEDIFVNPLFDAESNWSEREFQLAAWAFRKWKYHQFTSLRDDLWGNAIFLKEANAISVELKKKVQFQFTLLTDTLYSPLPVDLLPAIEDEDDDERPFPRTIVAVEVQDTKNGATHYWTLDKLRQRLELMREMYHNEAELSPTSPDYNIETITGGDPFYDRFPWFRMVGRSFIYLSNLMYPVPLIHKVAIVNEKGDVKGYLRVAVQAVIEEENSEYSSGVRQSARISFEDDLFGNHRYNKRNTLLTQTLEKNQQNLLQEERVVEGSTEVKDSKESKDDEEVGDADSGRGDSSVSSDMKEEELPEHLQPGVEFTFRVTVLQAMGISTEYADIFCQFNFLHRHDEAFSTEPVKNAGKGNPPLGFYHVQNITVTVTKSFLEYLKTQPIVFEVFGHYQQHPLHKDAKLEYSARQPPKRMLPPSIPISQPVRSPKFGSVLPSPSTSHVHAKYDVLVWFEICELAPNGEYVPSVVDHSDDLPCRGLFLLHQGIQRRIRITIVHEHASELRWKDVRELVVGRIRNTPEPEEEDNDSSVLSLGLFPGEYLEIPGDDRCMFRFEAAWDSSLHNSALLNRVTSYGEQIFMTISAYLELENCGRPAIITKDLSMIIYGRDARVGPRSLKHLFSGHYRNQEANRLSGVYELVLRRASEAGSPGVQRRQRRVLDTSSTYVRGEENLHGWRPRGDSLIFDHQWELEKLTRLEEVERVRHTLLLRERLGIDKVPFCNKTAHDFTKSEKEVCNMVAKATNEPHASPIKLKKSASKDVYEPWEMTDRERELATKCVKLIQGRIPSKEPIVLSDVSPGEDAITDMSTSMISSVMSTSSQESVYQHKCDGFKQPTGIIVRTRSKSCIFRLSSPERARLQELQDSMMAGESASQVNSMAPAPLGSSSPLKESLVLYVPEVEEIRISPVIARKGYLNILEHKTNGWKKRWVAVRRPYVFIFREEKDPVERALINLATAQVEYSEDQLAMVKVPNTFSVVTKHRGYLLQTLGDKEVYDWLYAINPLLAGQIRSKLARKGPGSNIAPITLAPPPEPQTQAK; encoded by the exons ATGTCGTCGGTGAAGGTGGCGGTCCGGGTGCGGCCCTTCAATAACCGTGAATTATCCCGAGAAGCTCAATGCATCATCGATATGGTTGGCAACACGACGT CTATCATAAATCCGAAAGCACCACCTGGTACCAAAGATGCTATCAAGAGCTTCAATTACGATTACTCCTATTTTTCTATGGAC CCGAACGATGAAAACTACTCTTCACAAATAATGGTGTATAAGGATATTGGAGAGGAGATGTTGCAGCATGCATTCGAGG GGTACAACGTATGTATCTTTGCTTATGGTCAAACCGGCGCGGGAAAATCTTATACGATGATGGGAAAGCAAGAAGAGGGCCAGGAAGGAATTATCCCACAAATATGTGACGATCTGTTTAGAAAAATCAGTAGAAATTCAAGTGATCATCTCAAATACTCCGTTGAAGTGAGCTACATGGAAATATATTGCGAACGAGTGCGTGATTTACttaatccgaaaaacaaaGGAAATTTACGAGTCAGAGAACATCCACTGCTGGGTCCTTATGTCGAAGATTTATCTAAGTTAGCAGTGATGTCGTATCAAGATATTCATGATCTTATTGACGAAGGCAATAAAGCcag GACTGTTGCGGCTACAAACATGAACGAAACATCCAGCAGATCCCACGCAGTgttcacaatattttttacacaacaAAGACACGACAGTACAACAGATCTAATCACGGAGAAAGTCAGTAAAATCTCACTGGTTGATTTGGCTGGCTCTGAAAGAGCAGATTCTACCGGTGCAAAAGGCACAAGACTCAAAGAAGGTGCCAATATCAATAAGAGTTTGACTACTCTGGGAAAAGTTATCAGTGCATTAGCTGAAATT GCG gcaacgaaaaagaagaagaaagcaGACTTCATCCCATACAGAGATTCGGTTTTGACATGGTTACTCCGTGAAAATCTTGGTGGAAATTCGAAGACCGCTATGATTGCAGCTGTTAGCCCAGCTGACATTAATTACGATGAAACTCTTTCCACATTGAG atatgCAGACAGAGCAAAACAGATTGTTTGCAAAGCTGTTGTCAATGAGGATGCTAATGCTAAACTTATTAgagaattgaaagaagaaattcagAAGCTGCGGGAGCTTCTAAAACAGGAGGGCATCGACGTACAAGAAG GGCCAGATGGTAAAGTCActtatgaaaagaaagaaccTA GAGATGAACCACAAACGATGAAAACTTCCAAGAGAGAGGACGATATTAAAGAAACAAGACAACGAGTACCATCACATCCCGCGTCTGCCATTGCCGAAGAGGCTGTAGACCAGCTACAAGCTAGTGAGAAACTTATAGCTG AATTGAACGAAACTTGGGAGGATAAAttgaaacgaacggaatcaaTACGTCTACAGAGAGAAGCTGTGTTTGCTGAAATGGGTGTCGCCGTAAAAGAAGACGGCATGACCGTTGGtgtattttcaccaaaaaagaCACCGCATTTAGTAAATCTCAATGAAGATCCATTCATGTCCGAGTGTCTCATTTACTACATTAAAGATGGTTTCACAAGAATTGGTTCTGCCGAAGCAAACATCCCACAGGATATACAATTATGTGGACCACACATTTTGAGCGAGCATTGTGTATTTGAGAATCACGAGGGTATTATCACATTGATGCCAAAGAAGGGAGCACTAATATACGTGAATGGCCGCGAGATCACAGAGCCAATCGTTCTCAAAACTGGATCTCGAGTAATATTGGGAAAGAATCACGTGTTTAGATTCAACCACCCTGATCAAg TGCGGGAGCGGCGTGAGAAAAATTCACCAGCTGAAACACCAGGCAATGGTGAGACTGTGGATTGGAATTTTGCACAGATTGAACTGCTTGAGAAACAAGGTATTGACTTGAAAGCTGAGATGGAAAAAAGACTATTAGTCCTCGAGGAACAATTCcgcaaagagaaagaagaagcagaTCAGCTCTTTGAGGAACAAAGGAAG AATTATGAGGCTCGAATTGACGCTCTACAAAAGCAGGTTGAAGAGCAGAGCATGACAATGTCTATGTACAGTAGTTACACACCAGAAGATTTCAATAACATTGAAGAAGATATCTTTG TCAACCCCTTATTTGACGCAGAGAGCAACTGGAGTGAGCGCGAATTCCAGCTAGCAGCATGGGCATTTCGCAAATGGAAATATCATCAGTTTACTAGTCTTCGAGATGACTTGTGGGGTAACGCAATTTTCCTCAAGGAAGCTAACGCCATTTCCGTAGAACTTAAGAAAAAG GTTCAGTTTCAGTTCACACTTCTGACAGACACATTATATTCACCATTGCCAGTTGACTTGTTACCAGCTATAGAGGATGAAGATGACGATGAGAGGCCCTTCCCTCGTACTATCGTGGCTGTTGAGGTCCAAGACACGAAAAATGGTGCTACACATTACTGGACTCTCGATAAGCTAAg GCAAAGACTGGAGTTAATGCGAGAAATGTATCACAACGAAGCTGAGTTGTCGCCAACTTCGCCAGACTATAATATTGAAACCATTACCGGTGGCGATCCCTTCTATGATAGATTCCCATGGTTCCGGATGGTTGGAAG ATCCTTCATATACCTGAGCAATCTTATGTACCCTGTACCACTTATTCACAAAGTTGCTATTGTTAATGAAAAAGGAGATGTAAAGGGTTACTTAAGAGTTGCTGTTCAAGCTGTTATCG AAGAGGAAAACAGCGAATATTCGAGTGGCGTCAGACAGTCTGCTCGTATATCATTTGAAGATGATCTCTTTGGTAACCACAGATATAACAAACGAAATACCCTTCTTACACAAACTCTTGAAAAGAATCAGCAAAATCTTTTGCAAGAAGAACGCGTGGTTGAAGGATCAACCGAAGTGAAAGATTCTAAGGAGAGTAAGGATGACGAAGAAGTCGGTGATGCTGATAGTGGCAGAGGTGATAGTTCCGTATCTAGTGATATGAAAGAGGAAGAATTGCCGGAACATCTCCAGCCTGGAGTTGAATTTACCTTTAGAGTGACGGTACTACAAGCAATGGGAATTTCTACAGAATATGCAGATATTTTCTGTCAATTCAA ctTTTTGCATAGACATGACGAAGCTTTCTCAACTGAACCTGTTAAAAACGCTGGTAAAGGAAATCCACCATTGGGATTCTATCATGTACAGAAT aTAACAGTGACAGTCACCAAATCTTTCTTGGAATACCTGAAAACTCAACCTATTGTATTCGAAGTATTTGGTCACTATCAACAGCATCCATTACACAAAGATGCCAAGTTGGAGTA CAGTGCTAGGCAGCCACCAAAGAGGATGCTTCCACCTTCTATTCCCATCAGTCAACCAGTTCGTTCACCGAAGTTTGGCAGCGTGTTACCATCACCTAGCACATCGCATGTTCATGCTAAATATGATGTGCTAGTGTGGTTCGAAATTTGTGAACTTGCCCCTAATGGAGAATATGTACCGTCAGTAGTTGACCACAGCGATGATTTACCTTGCCGcggattatttttacttcatcAAGGAATCCAACGTCGTATTCGTATTACGATTGTTCACGAACATGCATCCGAACTTCGATGGAAAGATGTGAGAGAACTTGTTGTAGGACGTATTCGCAACACACCTGAACCTGAAGAAGAGGATAATGATTCTTCAGTATTATCTCTTGGTCTCTTCCCTGGAGAGTATTTGGAAATTCCGGGAGATGACAGATGCATGTTTAGATTTGAAGCAGCCTGGGACAGCTCTTTGCATAATTCAGCATTATTAAACAGAGTAACATCCTACGGAGAACAAATCTTTATGACCATTTCGGCTTACTTGGAA CTTGAAAACTGTGGAAGGCCAGCTATTATAACGAAGGATCTCAGTATGATCATCTACGGGAGGGATGCAAGAGTCGGCCCACGATCTCTGAAGCATTTGTTTAGTGGTCACTATCGAAATCAAGAAGCTAACAGACTCAGTGGTGTCTACGAGTTGGTTTTACGACGTGCGTCTGAAGCAGGTAGCCCAG GAGTACAAAGACGACAACGTAGAGTACTAGATACAAGTTCTACTTACGTTAGGGGTGAAGAAAACCTCCATGGATGGAGACCACGAGGTGATAGCTTGATTTTTGATCATCAATGGGAATTGGAAAAGCTTACTAGACTTGAAGAAGTAGAGCGAGTTCGGCACACTCTTTTACTCCGAGAAAGACTTGGAATTGATAAAGTTCCATTTTGCAATAAAACTGCACATGATTTTACCAAAAGTGAAAAA GAGGTATGCAATATGGTAGCAAAAGCCACTAACGAACCACATGCTAGCCCAATTAAACTCAAAAAATCTGCAAGCAAGGATGTCTATGAGCCTTGGGAAATGACAGATCGAGAGCGAGAACTTGCTACCAAATGTGTAAAGTTAATACAGGGGAGAATTCCCAGCAAAGAGCCAATCGTTTTGTCAGATGTTTCACCTGGGGAGGATGCTATAACTGATATGTCTACATCCATGATTTCATCAGTTATGTCTACGTCATCACAAGAGTCAGTATATCAACACAAATGTGATGGTTTTAAACAG CCGACAGGAATAATAGTCCGGACCCGATCTAAGTCGTGCATCTTTAGGTTGAGTTCTCCGGAGCGTGCTCGGCTCCAGGAACTCCAGGATAGTATGATGGCCGGGGAATCTGCTAGTCAAGTAAACAGTATGGCTCCAGCACCCCTTGGTTCTTCGTCACCATTGAAAGAAAGTTTAGTTCTATATGTACCAGAGGTTGAAGAAATTCGCATCAGCCCTGTTATTGCCAGGAAAGGATATTTGAATATCTTGGAACATAAAACTAATGGCTGGAAGAAACGATGGGTG GCTGTTCGTAGGCCTTACGTTTTTATCTTTAGAGAGGAAAAAGATCCGGTTGAACGAGCATTAATCAATCTTGCTACTGCACAAGTTGAATATTCTGAGGACCAATTAGCAATGGTCAAAGTACCTAATACATTCAG CGTGGTAACTAAACATCGAGGTTACCTGCTCCAAACACTTGGTGATAAGGAAGTCTACGACTGGCTTTATGCTATCAATCCGTTACTTGCTGGACAAATTAG GTCAAAACTGGCTCGCAAAGGTCCTGGTTCCAATATCGCTCCTATTACGCTAGCTCCACCTCCAGAACCTCAGACACAAGCTAAGTGA
- the LOC124416332 gene encoding kinesin-like protein unc-104 isoform X10 — protein MSSVKVAVRVRPFNNRELSREAQCIIDMVGNTTSIINPKAPPGTKDAIKSFNYDYSYFSMDPNDENYSSQIMVYKDIGEEMLQHAFEGYNVCIFAYGQTGAGKSYTMMGKQEEGQEGIIPQICDDLFRKISRNSSDHLKYSVEVSYMEIYCERVRDLLNPKNKGNLRVREHPLLGPYVEDLSKLAVMSYQDIHDLIDEGNKARTVAATNMNETSSRSHAVFTIFFTQQRHDSTTDLITEKVSKISLVDLAGSERADSTGAKGTRLKEGANINKSLTTLGKVISALAEIAATKKKKKADFIPYRDSVLTWLLRENLGGNSKTAMIAAVSPADINYDETLSTLRYADRAKQIVCKAVVNEDANAKLIRELKEEIQKLRELLKQEGIDVQEGPDGKVTYEKKEPRDEPQTMKTSKREDDIKETRQRVPSHPASAIAEEAVDQLQASEKLIAELNETWEDKLKRTESIRLQREAVFAEMGVAVKEDGMTVGVFSPKKTPHLVNLNEDPFMSECLIYYIKDGFTRIGSAEANIPQDIQLCGPHILSEHCVFENHEGIITLMPKKGALIYVNGREITEPIVLKTGSRVILGKNHVFRFNHPDQVRSFKVRERREKNSPAETPGNGETVDWNFAQIELLEKQGIDLKAEMEKRLLVLEEQFRKEKEEADQLFEEQRKNYEARIDALQKQVEEQSMTMSMYSSYTPEDFNNIEEDIFVNPLFDAESNWSEREFQLAAWAFRKWKYHQFTSLRDDLWGNAIFLKEANAISVELKKKVQFQFTLLTDTLYSPLPVDLLPAIEDEDDDERPFPRTIVAVEVQDTKNGATHYWTLDKLRQRLELMRHIYNEDLSPSTPEAKEDFFPCLTVCSNQKFSLANLLPSRQRLELMREMYHNEAELSPTSPDYNIETITGGDPFYDRFPWFRMVGRSFIYLSNLMYPVPLIHKVAIVNEKGDVKGYLRVAVQAVIEEENSEYSSGVRQSARISFEDDLFGNHRYNKRNTLLTQTLEKNQQNLLQEERVVEGSTEVKDSKESKDDEEVGDADSGRGDSSVSSDMKEEELPEHLQPGVEFTFRVTVLQAMGISTEYADIFCQFNFLHRHDEAFSTEPVKNAGKGNPPLGFYHVQNITVTVTKSFLEYLKTQPIVFEVFGHYQQHPLHKDAKLEYSARQPPKRMLPPSIPISQPVRSPKFGSVLPSPSTSHVHAKYDVLVWFEICELAPNGEYVPSVVDHSDDLPCRGLFLLHQGIQRRIRITIVHEHASELRWKDVRELVVGRIRNTPEPEEEDNDSSVLSLGLFPGEYLEIPGDDRCMFRFEAAWDSSLHNSALLNRVTSYGEQIFMTISAYLELENCGRPAIITKDLSMIIYGRDARVGPRSLKHLFSGHYRNQEANRLSGVYELVLRRASEAGSPGVQRRQRRVLDTSSTYVRGEENLHGWRPRGDSLIFDHQWELEKLTRLEEVERVRHTLLLRERLGIDKVPFCNKTAHDFTKSEKEVCNMVAKATNEPHASPIKLKKSASKDVYEPWEMTDRERELATKCVKLIQGRIPSKEPIVLSDVSPGEDAITDMSTSMISSVMSTSSQELSSPERARLQELQDSMMAGESASQVNSMAPAPLGSSSPLKESLVLYVPEVEEIRISPVIARKGYLNILEHKTNGWKKRWVAVRRPYVFIFREEKDPVERALINLATAQVEYSEDQLAMVKVPNTFSVVTKHRGYLLQTLGDKEVYDWLYAINPLLAGQIRSKLARKGPGSNIAPITLAPPPEPQTQAK, from the exons ATGTCGTCGGTGAAGGTGGCGGTCCGGGTGCGGCCCTTCAATAACCGTGAATTATCCCGAGAAGCTCAATGCATCATCGATATGGTTGGCAACACGACGT CTATCATAAATCCGAAAGCACCACCTGGTACCAAAGATGCTATCAAGAGCTTCAATTACGATTACTCCTATTTTTCTATGGAC CCGAACGATGAAAACTACTCTTCACAAATAATGGTGTATAAGGATATTGGAGAGGAGATGTTGCAGCATGCATTCGAGG GGTACAACGTATGTATCTTTGCTTATGGTCAAACCGGCGCGGGAAAATCTTATACGATGATGGGAAAGCAAGAAGAGGGCCAGGAAGGAATTATCCCACAAATATGTGACGATCTGTTTAGAAAAATCAGTAGAAATTCAAGTGATCATCTCAAATACTCCGTTGAAGTGAGCTACATGGAAATATATTGCGAACGAGTGCGTGATTTACttaatccgaaaaacaaaGGAAATTTACGAGTCAGAGAACATCCACTGCTGGGTCCTTATGTCGAAGATTTATCTAAGTTAGCAGTGATGTCGTATCAAGATATTCATGATCTTATTGACGAAGGCAATAAAGCcag GACTGTTGCGGCTACAAACATGAACGAAACATCCAGCAGATCCCACGCAGTgttcacaatattttttacacaacaAAGACACGACAGTACAACAGATCTAATCACGGAGAAAGTCAGTAAAATCTCACTGGTTGATTTGGCTGGCTCTGAAAGAGCAGATTCTACCGGTGCAAAAGGCACAAGACTCAAAGAAGGTGCCAATATCAATAAGAGTTTGACTACTCTGGGAAAAGTTATCAGTGCATTAGCTGAAATT GCG gcaacgaaaaagaagaagaaagcaGACTTCATCCCATACAGAGATTCGGTTTTGACATGGTTACTCCGTGAAAATCTTGGTGGAAATTCGAAGACCGCTATGATTGCAGCTGTTAGCCCAGCTGACATTAATTACGATGAAACTCTTTCCACATTGAG atatgCAGACAGAGCAAAACAGATTGTTTGCAAAGCTGTTGTCAATGAGGATGCTAATGCTAAACTTATTAgagaattgaaagaagaaattcagAAGCTGCGGGAGCTTCTAAAACAGGAGGGCATCGACGTACAAGAAG GGCCAGATGGTAAAGTCActtatgaaaagaaagaaccTA GAGATGAACCACAAACGATGAAAACTTCCAAGAGAGAGGACGATATTAAAGAAACAAGACAACGAGTACCATCACATCCCGCGTCTGCCATTGCCGAAGAGGCTGTAGACCAGCTACAAGCTAGTGAGAAACTTATAGCTG AATTGAACGAAACTTGGGAGGATAAAttgaaacgaacggaatcaaTACGTCTACAGAGAGAAGCTGTGTTTGCTGAAATGGGTGTCGCCGTAAAAGAAGACGGCATGACCGTTGGtgtattttcaccaaaaaagaCACCGCATTTAGTAAATCTCAATGAAGATCCATTCATGTCCGAGTGTCTCATTTACTACATTAAAGATGGTTTCACAAGAATTGGTTCTGCCGAAGCAAACATCCCACAGGATATACAATTATGTGGACCACACATTTTGAGCGAGCATTGTGTATTTGAGAATCACGAGGGTATTATCACATTGATGCCAAAGAAGGGAGCACTAATATACGTGAATGGCCGCGAGATCACAGAGCCAATCGTTCTCAAAACTGGATCTCGAGTAATATTGGGAAAGAATCACGTGTTTAGATTCAACCACCCTGATCAAg TGCGTTCGTTCAAAGTGCGGGAGCGGCGTGAGAAAAATTCACCAGCTGAAACACCAGGCAATGGTGAGACTGTGGATTGGAATTTTGCACAGATTGAACTGCTTGAGAAACAAGGTATTGACTTGAAAGCTGAGATGGAAAAAAGACTATTAGTCCTCGAGGAACAATTCcgcaaagagaaagaagaagcagaTCAGCTCTTTGAGGAACAAAGGAAG AATTATGAGGCTCGAATTGACGCTCTACAAAAGCAGGTTGAAGAGCAGAGCATGACAATGTCTATGTACAGTAGTTACACACCAGAAGATTTCAATAACATTGAAGAAGATATCTTTG TCAACCCCTTATTTGACGCAGAGAGCAACTGGAGTGAGCGCGAATTCCAGCTAGCAGCATGGGCATTTCGCAAATGGAAATATCATCAGTTTACTAGTCTTCGAGATGACTTGTGGGGTAACGCAATTTTCCTCAAGGAAGCTAACGCCATTTCCGTAGAACTTAAGAAAAAG GTTCAGTTTCAGTTCACACTTCTGACAGACACATTATATTCACCATTGCCAGTTGACTTGTTACCAGCTATAGAGGATGAAGATGACGATGAGAGGCCCTTCCCTCGTACTATCGTGGCTGTTGAGGTCCAAGACACGAAAAATGGTGCTACACATTACTGGACTCTCGATAAGCTAAg ACAGCGCTTGGAGTTGATGCGACACATATACAATGAAGACTTGAGTCCCAGCACTCCGGAGGCCAAAGAGGATTTTTTCCCATGCCTTACAGTCTGCTCTAATCAGAAGTTCTCACTCGCAAATCTTTTGCCTTCGAG GCAAAGACTGGAGTTAATGCGAGAAATGTATCACAACGAAGCTGAGTTGTCGCCAACTTCGCCAGACTATAATATTGAAACCATTACCGGTGGCGATCCCTTCTATGATAGATTCCCATGGTTCCGGATGGTTGGAAG ATCCTTCATATACCTGAGCAATCTTATGTACCCTGTACCACTTATTCACAAAGTTGCTATTGTTAATGAAAAAGGAGATGTAAAGGGTTACTTAAGAGTTGCTGTTCAAGCTGTTATCG AAGAGGAAAACAGCGAATATTCGAGTGGCGTCAGACAGTCTGCTCGTATATCATTTGAAGATGATCTCTTTGGTAACCACAGATATAACAAACGAAATACCCTTCTTACACAAACTCTTGAAAAGAATCAGCAAAATCTTTTGCAAGAAGAACGCGTGGTTGAAGGATCAACCGAAGTGAAAGATTCTAAGGAGAGTAAGGATGACGAAGAAGTCGGTGATGCTGATAGTGGCAGAGGTGATAGTTCCGTATCTAGTGATATGAAAGAGGAAGAATTGCCGGAACATCTCCAGCCTGGAGTTGAATTTACCTTTAGAGTGACGGTACTACAAGCAATGGGAATTTCTACAGAATATGCAGATATTTTCTGTCAATTCAA ctTTTTGCATAGACATGACGAAGCTTTCTCAACTGAACCTGTTAAAAACGCTGGTAAAGGAAATCCACCATTGGGATTCTATCATGTACAGAAT aTAACAGTGACAGTCACCAAATCTTTCTTGGAATACCTGAAAACTCAACCTATTGTATTCGAAGTATTTGGTCACTATCAACAGCATCCATTACACAAAGATGCCAAGTTGGAGTA CAGTGCTAGGCAGCCACCAAAGAGGATGCTTCCACCTTCTATTCCCATCAGTCAACCAGTTCGTTCACCGAAGTTTGGCAGCGTGTTACCATCACCTAGCACATCGCATGTTCATGCTAAATATGATGTGCTAGTGTGGTTCGAAATTTGTGAACTTGCCCCTAATGGAGAATATGTACCGTCAGTAGTTGACCACAGCGATGATTTACCTTGCCGcggattatttttacttcatcAAGGAATCCAACGTCGTATTCGTATTACGATTGTTCACGAACATGCATCCGAACTTCGATGGAAAGATGTGAGAGAACTTGTTGTAGGACGTATTCGCAACACACCTGAACCTGAAGAAGAGGATAATGATTCTTCAGTATTATCTCTTGGTCTCTTCCCTGGAGAGTATTTGGAAATTCCGGGAGATGACAGATGCATGTTTAGATTTGAAGCAGCCTGGGACAGCTCTTTGCATAATTCAGCATTATTAAACAGAGTAACATCCTACGGAGAACAAATCTTTATGACCATTTCGGCTTACTTGGAA CTTGAAAACTGTGGAAGGCCAGCTATTATAACGAAGGATCTCAGTATGATCATCTACGGGAGGGATGCAAGAGTCGGCCCACGATCTCTGAAGCATTTGTTTAGTGGTCACTATCGAAATCAAGAAGCTAACAGACTCAGTGGTGTCTACGAGTTGGTTTTACGACGTGCGTCTGAAGCAGGTAGCCCAG GAGTACAAAGACGACAACGTAGAGTACTAGATACAAGTTCTACTTACGTTAGGGGTGAAGAAAACCTCCATGGATGGAGACCACGAGGTGATAGCTTGATTTTTGATCATCAATGGGAATTGGAAAAGCTTACTAGACTTGAAGAAGTAGAGCGAGTTCGGCACACTCTTTTACTCCGAGAAAGACTTGGAATTGATAAAGTTCCATTTTGCAATAAAACTGCACATGATTTTACCAAAAGTGAAAAA GAGGTATGCAATATGGTAGCAAAAGCCACTAACGAACCACATGCTAGCCCAATTAAACTCAAAAAATCTGCAAGCAAGGATGTCTATGAGCCTTGGGAAATGACAGATCGAGAGCGAGAACTTGCTACCAAATGTGTAAAGTTAATACAGGGGAGAATTCCCAGCAAAGAGCCAATCGTTTTGTCAGATGTTTCACCTGGGGAGGATGCTATAACTGATATGTCTACATCCATGATTTCATCAGTTATGTCTACGTCATCACAAGA GTTGAGTTCTCCGGAGCGTGCTCGGCTCCAGGAACTCCAGGATAGTATGATGGCCGGGGAATCTGCTAGTCAAGTAAACAGTATGGCTCCAGCACCCCTTGGTTCTTCGTCACCATTGAAAGAAAGTTTAGTTCTATATGTACCAGAGGTTGAAGAAATTCGCATCAGCCCTGTTATTGCCAGGAAAGGATATTTGAATATCTTGGAACATAAAACTAATGGCTGGAAGAAACGATGGGTG GCTGTTCGTAGGCCTTACGTTTTTATCTTTAGAGAGGAAAAAGATCCGGTTGAACGAGCATTAATCAATCTTGCTACTGCACAAGTTGAATATTCTGAGGACCAATTAGCAATGGTCAAAGTACCTAATACATTCAG CGTGGTAACTAAACATCGAGGTTACCTGCTCCAAACACTTGGTGATAAGGAAGTCTACGACTGGCTTTATGCTATCAATCCGTTACTTGCTGGACAAATTAG GTCAAAACTGGCTCGCAAAGGTCCTGGTTCCAATATCGCTCCTATTACGCTAGCTCCACCTCCAGAACCTCAGACACAAGCTAAGTGA